Proteins encoded by one window of Polaribacter haliotis:
- a CDS encoding sugar MFS transporter, protein MSTTTMSKKNTTLAIIIIAGLFFIFGFVTWINGALIPFMKTINELTESQSYLVATASYISFVVMALPASYILGKIGYKKGMSLGLIIMGIGALVFIPAAEARTYWVFLAGIFIQGIGMTILQTAANPYITILGPIESGAKRIAIMGIANKTAGALGSLIFGALLLSGIDETKAKLAGASLEEKNVLLDTMADSVFMPYVVMAIVLFVLGVLIRKAPLPQVDAAEELVLKEGKTAKTSIFQFPNLWLGVLALFVYVGAEVIAGDTIIAYGISLGFSGEEAKFFTTYTLMAMVATYALGVFLIPKYVKQKTALIVSAILGIIFSFCILNTTGFTSVLFVAALGIANALVWPAIWPLTLEGLGKFTKTASALLIMAISGGAIIPPLYGRMVDANKHELITNGIQEADAIATASTGSYWILIPCYAIILFFAIWGHKIKNWSK, encoded by the coding sequence ATGTCAACAACAACCATGTCTAAAAAGAACACAACTCTTGCGATTATAATAATTGCAGGTTTATTTTTCATTTTTGGTTTCGTAACTTGGATTAACGGAGCGTTAATTCCATTTATGAAAACCATTAACGAATTAACAGAATCACAATCTTATTTAGTGGCAACTGCCTCTTATATTTCGTTTGTAGTAATGGCATTGCCAGCCTCTTATATTTTAGGTAAAATTGGCTATAAAAAAGGAATGTCTTTAGGGTTAATTATCATGGGAATTGGAGCCTTGGTTTTCATTCCTGCAGCAGAAGCAAGAACGTATTGGGTATTTTTAGCAGGAATTTTTATTCAAGGTATTGGAATGACAATTTTACAAACCGCAGCAAATCCATACATTACTATTTTAGGCCCAATTGAAAGTGGTGCAAAACGTATTGCAATTATGGGAATTGCTAACAAAACTGCAGGAGCATTAGGTTCTTTAATTTTTGGAGCTTTATTGTTATCAGGAATTGATGAAACAAAAGCAAAGTTAGCTGGCGCAAGTTTAGAAGAGAAAAATGTGCTTTTAGATACGATGGCAGATAGTGTTTTTATGCCTTATGTAGTAATGGCAATTGTATTATTTGTTTTAGGAGTTTTAATTAGAAAAGCACCATTACCACAAGTAGATGCTGCAGAAGAGCTAGTTTTAAAAGAAGGAAAAACAGCAAAAACAAGTATTTTTCAATTTCCGAATTTATGGTTGGGAGTTTTAGCATTGTTTGTCTATGTAGGAGCAGAAGTAATTGCAGGTGATACAATTATCGCTTACGGAATCTCACTAGGATTTTCTGGAGAAGAAGCAAAATTCTTTACAACTTATACATTAATGGCAATGGTTGCCACTTACGCCTTGGGTGTTTTCTTAATACCAAAATACGTAAAACAGAAAACGGCTTTAATAGTAAGTGCTATTTTAGGAATAATTTTTAGTTTCTGTATTTTAAATACAACTGGTTTTACATCAGTATTATTTGTTGCTGCTTTAGGTATTGCAAACGCATTGGTTTGGCCAGCAATTTGGCCATTAACATTAGAAGGTTTAGGGAAATTTACTAAAACAGCATCAGCACTCTTAATTATGGCAATCTCTGGTGGGGCAATTATACCACCTTTATATGGTAGAATGGTCGATGCAAATAAACATGAGTTAATTACCAATGGTATACAGGAAGCAGATGCAATTGCAACAGCTTCTACAGGTAGTTATTGGATTTTAATTCCTTGTTATGCTATTATCTTATTCTTTGCAATATGGGGTCATAAAATAAAAAATTGGAGTAAATAA
- a CDS encoding phosphotransferase, producing the protein MKAEILKSIFNEFDHKSNYISHSELNSGHINDTFLIKTDGTKDYILQRINHTIFKDVPGLVNNKVLTSEHLKSKYPNISEEELSKKILCFVKNKNNDFYYYKKDGDFWNVMIFIEDSITHDIVKDKEIAYEGGKLLGDFLNGTSDFDSSQLIDVIPNFHDMASRYKQYASSVQSASKERLKKAERYTKIVSDLKEEMHILQNLKEEGEIPVRVTHNDTKISNSLFTKDNKGICMIDTDTVMPGIIHYDFGDAIRTICNTAAEDEKDLSKVEFNFDYYKSYKKGFLETTKDSLTPIEIKHLPLAAKTMIFIMGLRFLTDYLNNDVYYKTEYLEHNLDRAKNQFKLIESLEKQYNNLKSEAVLAAS; encoded by the coding sequence ATGAAAGCAGAAATTCTAAAATCCATCTTTAACGAGTTCGATCATAAGTCGAACTACATTAGCCATTCAGAATTAAACTCAGGGCATATAAATGATACTTTTCTAATAAAAACTGATGGTACTAAAGACTATATTTTACAAAGAATAAATCATACTATTTTTAAAGATGTTCCAGGTTTAGTAAATAATAAAGTTTTAACAAGTGAACATTTAAAAAGTAAATATCCAAATATTTCTGAAGAAGAATTAAGTAAAAAAATATTGTGTTTTGTAAAAAATAAAAACAACGATTTTTATTATTACAAAAAAGACGGCGATTTTTGGAATGTAATGATTTTTATAGAGGATAGCATTACACACGACATCGTAAAAGACAAAGAGATTGCTTACGAAGGTGGTAAACTTTTAGGAGACTTTTTAAATGGAACATCAGATTTTGACAGCAGTCAATTAATTGATGTTATTCCTAATTTTCATGATATGGCTTCTCGTTATAAACAATATGCGTCTTCAGTGCAAAGTGCGTCAAAGGAGCGTTTAAAAAAAGCTGAGAGGTATACCAAAATTGTTTCAGATTTAAAAGAGGAAATGCATATTCTTCAAAATTTAAAAGAAGAAGGAGAAATTCCTGTTAGAGTAACGCATAATGATACTAAAATTTCAAATTCTCTTTTCACAAAAGATAATAAAGGTATATGTATGATTGATACAGATACTGTTATGCCAGGAATTATCCATTATGATTTTGGAGATGCAATTAGAACAATTTGTAACACAGCTGCAGAAGACGAAAAAGATTTATCTAAAGTAGAATTTAATTTTGATTACTATAAATCTTACAAAAAAGGATTTTTAGAGACGACAAAAGATTCTTTAACTCCAATTGAAATAAAGCATTTACCATTGGCAGCGAAAACGATGATTTTTATTATGGGATTACGTTTTTTAACTGATTATTTAAATAACGACGTATATTACAAGACAGAATATCTAGAGCACAATTTAGATAGAGCTAAAAATCAATTTAAGTTAATTGAGAGTTTAGAAAAACAATACAATAATTTAAAAAGCGAAGCAGTTTTAGCTGCTAGTTAA